A section of the Alkalihalobacillus sp. LMS39 genome encodes:
- a CDS encoding class I SAM-dependent methyltransferase — MLENTGERIIPNMMKTTNGMLLEHVARYYFSSYYAKGRLLDIACGTGYGTKMLATSTTCSEIIGVDLSHETIRYAKANYAHPLISFHQGDGLSYPFLQSLGTFDTVVSFETIEHIHDDETFVHHLHSILAPGGTLIMSTPFGQGRGMPTLEPFHVHQLTKKEFQSMFSAFSTTELFAQRGMCIEPERNGVHYPIGVIVCIK, encoded by the coding sequence TTGTTAGAAAACACCGGAGAGCGGATTATTCCAAACATGATGAAAACGACAAACGGGATGTTACTCGAACATGTAGCCCGTTATTATTTTTCAAGCTATTATGCGAAGGGCCGCTTATTAGATATTGCTTGTGGGACGGGATATGGCACTAAAATGCTTGCCACGTCAACAACTTGTTCCGAAATCATTGGAGTCGATCTTTCACATGAAACGATTCGATATGCAAAGGCCAACTATGCTCATCCGCTTATTTCCTTTCATCAAGGAGATGGATTAAGTTATCCTTTCCTTCAATCACTTGGAACTTTTGATACGGTCGTAAGCTTTGAAACGATAGAACATATTCATGACGATGAAACATTTGTTCATCATTTACATTCCATTCTTGCACCTGGAGGAACTTTAATTATGTCTACTCCGTTCGGGCAAGGAAGAGGTATGCCAACGTTAGAACCCTTTCATGTTCACCAATTAACAAAAAAAGAGTTTCAATCAATGTTTTCTGCATTTTCCACTACTGAACTTTTTGCACAACGTGGTATGTGTATTGAACCTGAACGAAACGGTGTACATTATCCAATCGGAGTTATCGTTTGTATAAAATAA
- a CDS encoding MarR family transcriptional regulator, with protein MFFLEEEKELSLKLFIVLSRAYESIITHIEKDIRSYGLNSTEFGVLELLFHKGEQPLQKIGEKILITSGSITYVVDKLQNKGLLQRINCPEDRRITYAHLTKQGKELMETIFPAHLEKIHQVLGGLDAEEKELAITHLKKLGLFAKNQK; from the coding sequence GTGTTTTTTTTGGAAGAAGAAAAGGAATTATCGTTAAAGTTATTTATTGTTTTATCAAGAGCATATGAATCAATTATAACTCATATTGAGAAAGATATTCGAAGTTACGGGTTAAACTCGACTGAATTCGGAGTACTTGAATTACTGTTTCATAAAGGTGAACAACCACTTCAAAAAATTGGTGAGAAAATATTAATAACAAGTGGAAGTATCACATATGTAGTGGATAAACTTCAAAATAAAGGTTTATTGCAACGAATCAATTGTCCTGAAGATCGCCGAATAACATATGCACACCTAACAAAACAAGGCAAAGAACTAATGGAAACGATTTTTCCAGCCCATTTGGAAAAGATTCATCAAGTGTTGGGTGGACTTGACGCAGAAGAAAAAGAACTGGCGATTACACATTTGAAAAAGCTAGGCTTGTTTGCAAAAAATCAGAAATAA
- a CDS encoding helix-turn-helix transcriptional regulator: protein MNGGNLRDLRKKRGMSLNELAENSGVSKSYISYIERGVQKNPSITVLEKISKALDIELIQLIQYMNISNE, encoded by the coding sequence ATGAATGGAGGGAACTTAAGAGATTTAAGAAAAAAACGTGGAATGTCTCTCAATGAACTCGCAGAAAATTCGGGTGTCTCAAAATCTTATATTAGTTATATTGAGAGAGGCGTACAAAAGAATCCAAGCATAACCGTTTTGGAAAAAATCTCAAAGGCACTCGATATTGAATTGATTCAACTCATTCAATATATGAATATATCAAACGAATAA
- a CDS encoding helix-turn-helix domain-containing protein — translation MIGEQVKKYRQEKGMSLSELAETAGVAKSYLSSIERNIQSNPSIQFLEKISKVLGVSVETLLHGNKDTGQEDLDTAWIEIVKEAMDSGVSKEQFREYLEFNKWRSKQTND, via the coding sequence ATGATTGGAGAACAAGTTAAAAAATACCGTCAGGAAAAAGGCATGTCTCTTTCAGAACTTGCTGAAACAGCTGGTGTTGCCAAATCCTATCTTAGTTCTATTGAACGAAACATTCAATCCAATCCTTCGATTCAATTTCTTGAAAAAATTTCAAAAGTATTAGGCGTTTCTGTTGAAACACTTTTACATGGCAACAAAGATACCGGCCAAGAAGACCTTGATACAGCATGGATTGAAATTGTAAAAGAAGCTATGGATTCAGGTGTAAGTAAAGAACAGTTTCGTGAATATTTAGAATTTAATAAGTGGCGTAGTAAACAAACAAATGATTAA
- a CDS encoding anti-repressor SinI family protein, producing the protein MMEMKTYEVLDQEWITLIHEAKQLGLTIPDIKEYLSIHSTEQK; encoded by the coding sequence ATGATGGAAATGAAAACGTATGAGGTATTGGACCAGGAATGGATTACATTAATTCACGAGGCAAAACAATTAGGATTAACGATTCCTGACATTAAGGAATATCTCTCTATTCATTCGACCGAACAAAAATGA
- a CDS encoding anti-repressor SinI family protein: MSENLKSHGSHNDELDQEWVILMKIAIQQGLSPEEVRQFIHEKRN; the protein is encoded by the coding sequence ATGAGTGAGAATTTAAAAAGTCATGGAAGTCATAATGATGAATTGGACCAAGAATGGGTAATTTTAATGAAAATAGCGATTCAGCAAGGCCTTTCACCAGAAGAAGTAAGACAATTTATCCACGAAAAACGCAACTAA
- the sigK gene encoding RNA polymerase sporulation sigma factor SigK has product MSSIFAALTYFVKEILLFVSYVKNNAFPQPLKKEEEQKYLKLMEEGDPEARNLLIEHNLRLVAHIVKKFENTREDTEDLISIGTIGLIKAIESYSAGKGTKLATYAARCIENEILMHLRALKKVKKDVSLHDPIGTDKEGNEITLIDVLQEESDDIVDTIQLKMEKKQIYDYIDVLDGREREVIVGRFGLDLKKERTQREIAKELNISRSYVSRIEKRALMKLFHEFYKRNQEQGK; this is encoded by the coding sequence GTGTCCAGTATATTTGCTGCTCTAACGTATTTTGTAAAAGAAATTCTTTTGTTCGTATCTTATGTGAAAAATAACGCATTTCCACAACCATTAAAAAAAGAAGAAGAACAAAAATACTTAAAGCTTATGGAAGAAGGTGACCCAGAAGCGAGAAACCTATTAATCGAACACAACCTCCGTTTGGTTGCACATATTGTAAAGAAATTTGAAAATACAAGGGAAGATACAGAAGATTTAATTTCGATCGGAACAATTGGTTTAATTAAAGCGATTGAAAGTTATTCTGCTGGAAAAGGGACGAAGTTAGCCACCTATGCTGCCAGGTGTATAGAAAACGAAATATTGATGCATCTTAGAGCATTAAAAAAAGTGAAAAAAGATGTTTCGTTGCATGACCCAATTGGGACAGATAAGGAAGGAAATGAAATTACGTTAATTGATGTATTACAAGAAGAATCAGACGACATCGTTGATACGATCCAATTAAAAATGGAGAAAAAACAAATTTATGATTATATTGACGTCCTTGATGGTCGAGAACGGGAAGTCATTGTTGGTCGGTTTGGTCTTGATTTAAAAAAAGAAAGAACACAGCGAGAAATTGCAAAGGAATTAAACATATCACGAAGTTATGTTTCTCGGATCGAAAAGCGGGCGTTAATGAAGTTGTTTCATGAGTTTTATAAGAGAAATCAAGAACAAGGAAAATAA
- a CDS encoding MarR family transcriptional regulator — protein sequence MDKSYLHVLVNNIRGLTKILENDLEKAAENIGLTASEHHILCIVFVEKEITMSEIAEVGLLDISTVMQVIKRLIEKGFVQTAKKETDRRITYVTPTDKGEALHRQSFSDTYLLFNYIEDKLERSTERDHEQTTYFLQFLKEVNEDFHGSEYVHWIHRSQKIIDVE from the coding sequence ATGGATAAAAGCTACTTACATGTTTTAGTAAACAATATCCGTGGATTGACAAAAATTCTTGAAAATGATTTAGAAAAAGCAGCAGAAAACATTGGTTTAACAGCATCTGAACATCACATCTTATGTATTGTTTTTGTCGAAAAAGAAATTACAATGTCTGAAATCGCTGAAGTCGGTTTACTCGACATTTCAACGGTAATGCAAGTTATAAAACGTCTCATTGAAAAAGGGTTTGTTCAAACAGCTAAAAAAGAAACCGACCGTAGAATAACCTATGTAACACCTACCGATAAAGGAGAAGCATTGCACCGGCAATCGTTTTCAGATACATATTTACTTTTTAATTATATAGAAGATAAATTAGAAAGAAGCACGGAGCGAGACCATGAACAAACAACGTATTTTTTGCAATTTTTAAAAGAAGTTAATGAAGACTTTCACGGCTCTGAATATGTACACTGGATTCACCGTTCCCAAAAAATCATAGATGTCGAATAA
- a CDS encoding DNA starvation/stationary phase protection protein, giving the protein MENQLVEKLNRQLANWNVLYTKLHNYHWNVTGPDFFTLHAKFEEYYTEAATHIDAIAERILTIKGKPLASLKEYLEVSTIEEATGAEQARDMVASVAADFEALIEESNEVIEKSTEENDESTGDMFIQIKTSLEQHTWMLKAYLG; this is encoded by the coding sequence ATGGAAAATCAATTAGTAGAAAAATTAAATCGTCAACTCGCAAACTGGAATGTGTTGTATACAAAACTTCATAATTACCATTGGAATGTAACGGGACCTGACTTTTTTACGTTGCATGCAAAGTTTGAAGAATATTACACAGAAGCCGCTACTCATATTGATGCAATTGCAGAACGAATTTTAACGATTAAAGGAAAACCGCTTGCATCATTAAAAGAATATTTAGAGGTATCTACGATTGAAGAAGCAACAGGAGCAGAGCAAGCGAGAGACATGGTTGCATCAGTAGCTGCAGATTTTGAAGCTTTAATCGAAGAGTCTAATGAGGTAATTGAAAAAAGTACTGAGGAAAACGATGAATCAACTGGAGATATGTTCATTCAAATTAAAACATCATTAGAGCAGCATACGTGGATGCTTAAAGCGTACTTAGGATAA
- a CDS encoding ABC-F family ATP-binding cassette domain-containing protein yields MSIFAVENLYKTYGEKTLFDHISFTIAPNQRIGLIGINGTGKSTLLKVMAGIEGAEEGECIRSNQLTLEYLSQQPELDEQLTVLEQIYYGPTQKLTAMRQYENALHEIENEPDNELKQKQLLQAQQKMDECEAWDAIAEAKTILTKLGITNFTGAIAHMSGGQKKRIALAKALIQPADVLLLDEPTNHLDNHTIEWLESHLAQYRGALVLVTHDRYFLNRVTNHIFELDKGQLYPYVGNYEAFLEKKAERELIAEQKESKRQSLLKRELAWMRKGAKARTTKQKARIQRFEALQDEKEVVNTETLDFAIGSVRLGKKVIEINDVSKHFEQKCVISQLHYLITRGERLGIIGPNGSGKTTLLNILAGRVQPDSGTVDIGETVKIGYYTQDDQEINEDLRVIEYIKEVAEVVYTPTGDVITAEQMLERFLFSRAAQWTYIRRLSGGERRRLYLLKVLMGEPNVLFLDEPTNDLDTETLTVLEDYLDQFPGVVLTVSHDRYFLDKVVDHLLVFKGEGEVIRFQGSYSDYREIEKMEEEEKLMARQIEKEKVQKEQPKTKRKKLSYKDQQEWNTIEEKIEKLEEKKEQLEQLIIEAGSDYGKIQDMMKEQKEVEEELEKTIERWTELSLLLEEIEEGKN; encoded by the coding sequence ATGTCAATTTTTGCAGTAGAAAATTTATATAAAACATATGGGGAAAAAACGTTATTTGATCACATTTCATTTACAATTGCGCCAAATCAACGCATTGGTTTAATCGGTATAAATGGAACAGGAAAATCTACATTACTAAAAGTAATGGCGGGGATAGAAGGCGCTGAAGAGGGAGAGTGTATTCGTTCTAACCAACTAACTCTTGAATATTTGTCACAACAGCCAGAGTTAGATGAACAATTAACAGTGTTAGAACAAATCTATTATGGTCCGACCCAAAAATTGACGGCAATGCGTCAATACGAAAACGCATTACATGAAATAGAAAATGAACCTGATAATGAGCTTAAGCAAAAACAATTATTACAGGCTCAACAAAAGATGGATGAATGTGAAGCTTGGGATGCGATAGCTGAGGCCAAGACAATATTAACGAAGCTTGGAATTACAAATTTCACGGGAGCCATTGCTCATATGTCCGGTGGGCAAAAAAAACGGATTGCGTTAGCAAAAGCGTTGATCCAACCAGCTGACGTTTTATTATTAGATGAGCCGACAAACCATTTAGATAATCATACAATTGAATGGTTAGAAAGTCACCTTGCTCAGTATCGCGGTGCTCTTGTGCTCGTAACACATGACCGTTACTTTCTAAATCGTGTAACAAATCATATTTTTGAGCTAGACAAGGGGCAGTTATATCCGTATGTTGGCAATTATGAAGCTTTTTTGGAGAAAAAGGCAGAGCGCGAACTGATTGCTGAACAAAAAGAATCGAAGCGTCAAAGTTTATTGAAACGTGAGCTAGCGTGGATGAGAAAAGGGGCAAAAGCTCGAACGACAAAGCAAAAAGCAAGAATTCAACGATTTGAAGCACTACAAGATGAAAAAGAGGTAGTGAATACTGAGACATTAGACTTTGCCATCGGTTCAGTACGACTTGGCAAAAAAGTAATTGAAATCAATGATGTATCGAAACATTTTGAACAGAAGTGTGTCATTTCACAGTTGCATTATCTAATTACCCGTGGGGAACGATTAGGGATTATTGGACCAAATGGTAGCGGGAAAACGACATTGTTAAACATACTAGCAGGGCGAGTACAACCAGACTCAGGTACCGTTGATATTGGTGAAACAGTTAAAATTGGATATTATACGCAGGATGACCAAGAAATAAATGAAGACTTGCGGGTGATTGAGTATATTAAAGAAGTAGCAGAAGTGGTGTATACTCCAACAGGTGATGTGATAACAGCAGAACAGATGCTAGAACGGTTTCTTTTTTCTCGAGCGGCTCAGTGGACTTATATTCGCAGATTATCAGGTGGGGAACGGAGACGACTCTATTTATTAAAAGTACTCATGGGCGAACCGAATGTACTTTTTCTAGATGAGCCGACAAATGATTTAGATACAGAAACGTTAACCGTATTGGAAGATTATTTAGACCAGTTTCCAGGAGTTGTGTTAACGGTCTCCCATGATCGTTATTTTTTAGATAAAGTTGTAGACCACCTATTAGTGTTCAAGGGTGAAGGAGAGGTGATTCGGTTTCAAGGAAGCTATTCAGATTATCGTGAAATCGAAAAGATGGAAGAAGAAGAAAAGCTAATGGCCAGACAAATTGAAAAAGAAAAAGTACAAAAAGAACAACCAAAAACGAAAAGGAAAAAGCTCTCCTATAAGGACCAGCAAGAATGGAATACAATTGAAGAAAAAATAGAAAAGCTAGAAGAAAAGAAAGAACAACTAGAGCAATTAATCATTGAAGCGGGTAGCGATTACGGAAAAATACAAGATATGATGAAGGAACAAAAAGAAGTAGAAGAAGAACTTGAGAAGACGATTGAACGATGGACTGAATTGTCGTTATTACTAGAAGAAATTGAAGAAGGAAAAAACTAA
- a CDS encoding ABC transporter ATP-binding protein, giving the protein MKNAITLKSVSKSMKKQEIITPMTCSLEENKIYGLLGRNGAGKTTLMRMITGQLLPTSGSIEVLGEQPFDNANIQKQICFIKESGNFKDTLKIKDLLTILPSFYPNWDNELALDLLKEFSLPIQKRISQLSKGMGSALGITVGLASKAPITIFDEPYIGMDAAARQTFYNILLEEYTQQPRTIIFSTHLIDEVSNLFQEVIILDKGSLVLHEDTDTIAESVFTLTGSKEEITPLLHNVTVLYDKTFMGDYAVTVLDRHRQLQSLPPTVKKRVLPIQEVMINASKLSEGMERIK; this is encoded by the coding sequence ATGAAAAACGCAATTACGCTCAAGTCTGTTTCAAAATCGATGAAAAAACAAGAAATTATCACACCTATGACATGTTCACTTGAAGAAAATAAAATTTACGGATTACTAGGACGAAATGGTGCAGGAAAAACAACGTTAATGAGAATGATAACAGGTCAACTCCTTCCTACTTCTGGCTCAATAGAAGTACTTGGAGAACAACCTTTTGATAATGCTAACATTCAAAAACAAATTTGTTTTATTAAAGAAAGCGGAAACTTTAAAGATACATTAAAAATAAAAGATTTACTCACAATCTTGCCTTCCTTTTATCCAAATTGGGATAATGAACTCGCTTTAGATTTATTAAAAGAATTTTCCTTGCCTATTCAAAAACGCATCTCACAATTATCAAAAGGTATGGGATCTGCACTTGGAATTACTGTAGGTTTAGCCAGTAAAGCCCCTATTACAATTTTTGATGAGCCTTATATTGGTATGGATGCTGCAGCAAGACAAACTTTTTATAATATTTTACTTGAGGAATACACACAACAACCTCGAACGATTATTTTTTCAACTCATTTAATTGATGAAGTTAGCAACCTATTTCAAGAAGTTATCATTTTAGATAAAGGATCATTAGTTTTACATGAAGACACAGATACGATTGCAGAATCAGTTTTCACACTAACTGGCTCTAAAGAAGAAATCACCCCGCTGTTACACAATGTTACGGTATTATACGATAAAACATTCATGGGCGATTATGCCGTTACTGTGCTTGACCGCCATCGTCAATTACAGTCGCTACCACCAACAGTAAAAAAACGAGTCCTTCCTATCCAAGAAGTCATGATTAATGCTTCAAAATTATCTGAAGGAATGGAGAGAATAAAATGA
- a CDS encoding GntR family transcriptional regulator, translating to MQSFDDSRPIFLQIASRIADDIINETIQEGEQVPSTNQFAKHYNINPATAAKGINLLVDEGILFKKRGVGMFVSDGAREKIMDQRRDQFYTEFVVPLLHEAEKLQLSRNMVLEMIEKGREER from the coding sequence ATGCAATCTTTTGATGACAGTCGTCCTATCTTCTTGCAAATCGCAAGTCGCATTGCAGACGATATCATAAACGAAACGATACAGGAAGGTGAACAAGTGCCGTCGACAAATCAATTTGCAAAGCATTACAATATCAACCCTGCGACCGCAGCAAAAGGAATTAACCTTCTTGTCGATGAAGGCATTTTATTTAAAAAACGAGGTGTTGGCATGTTTGTCAGTGACGGTGCACGTGAAAAAATTATGGACCAAAGACGGGATCAATTTTATACCGAATTTGTTGTTCCACTTCTTCATGAAGCCGAAAAACTTCAACTTTCACGTAATATGGTTTTAGAAATGATTGAAAAGGGGAGAGAAGAAAGATGA
- a CDS encoding HU family DNA-binding protein, producing the protein MNKTDLINAVAEQAELSKKDASKAVDAVFESITGALKDGGKVQLVGFGSFEVRERSARKGRNPQTGEEIEIPATKNPAFKPGKQLKDSVN; encoded by the coding sequence ATGAACAAGACAGATTTAATTAATGCCGTTGCTGAGCAAGCAGAACTTTCTAAAAAGGATGCATCTAAAGCAGTTGATGCTGTATTTGAAAGCATCACTGGTGCTTTAAAAGATGGTGGAAAAGTACAATTAGTTGGATTTGGTAGTTTCGAAGTTCGCGAGCGCTCTGCACGCAAAGGACGTAACCCACAAACTGGTGAAGAAATCGAAATTCCAGCAACTAAAAACCCTGCTTTCAAACCAGGTAAACAATTAAAAGATTCTGTAAACTAA